Sequence from the Toxoplasma gondii ME49 chromosome Ib, whole genome shotgun sequence genome:
ctctccgcctcctgtACGCGAGTGTGAAGCGCCTAcgcaaaagaaggaaagaaagaagacgaacgaaagaaagcatgaagaaggaagaaacgtctTGATAAATGGAACACAAACTGTCTTCACATGCAtcgcatacatacacacacatccaTAATtccatgtatacatgtatatatatgcatatatttgtCGCTGCGCACAAAGCAATAGATGTAACTGAACAGAAAAGCGAACGTAGATGTAAATAAAAAGAAAACCGTCGTTTTTATTCAAAACAACTGTAAATATTTGGGGaacacgcagagacacactACCAGCCTCTCTTGAAAACAAGGAAAGTCTTCATGCAGAATTCGTTTTCGCAACTCAGGAGCGAAACAATGCATTTAAACAAATTACGGAGTTGGGATACGCAGAACACTGAAATAGACCTGCGTATACACATGCATCCCATGAACAAATATTTAGCTGATATCCACACGTTTAGAGAGGTGTAAATACAGATAACCATCGATAtagaaagacacagacagcTAAATGACGGACATACAGACAaatagagacagagacacacacaaggATAAATCTAGAAAGATAGATGACTGTTTCTCAGATATGTATACCTATACACCAGTCTATTGACATAAATACTTCCAGCTAGCTACACACcaacatacagatatatacacgtatgtgcatgtgcTCCGTCGACGGGATCACATTTGCAGACGAACGACTGGTTCGAAATGGCAatctgcagaaacgcagatgAGATCTTTCCTTTCAGAGCAAAGTCGCTTTTCGCCAGCGTGTGGTCAGACCCGTCCCAGAGAGAAATCATTGAGCAGAGAGCGTGGATGTGTACGCCTGTCTTTCAcagggtgtatgtacactgcTCTTTCACGGTCTTGCTAGGATCCGCGAGCTCTTTTCTCGCTAAAAAGGGGAGGCAACAGCCTCCCTCTTCATCCCAAACGCTggcgcgtcgcttctctACTCCGACCTCGAGTCGTTCTTGCTGAAGTTTCCTTCAGGAAAAACGCCTTTTCTGAAGTTTTCAGTcacctcttgtctcttcgcggTGTCTCCAGGCCCCCGCACTCTGTCGACAGCCGGCTCCtctcgaaagaaagagagacttcCAACCTTCCtgttcgccgtctctctctctgactctcgtcctctctcctctgttcggATTCCTCCACGCTGCGCTTCGTTCTTCGAGCGGCTGCTCGACCTTTCGTCCGCGCTTACCTCCGTTTGCAAGTCGTactcctctttttcgcgtctgcgtGCAGTCGACTCAGACGTCAAGAGGGCTTCCAGttccgtctccgttttctggaAACATTGCAGAGACAAGGATCACACCCGACAATGCAGGCCTCGAATGACTGGCAGCTACAGAGActccgcgttctcttcgGTCCATGGACAGGTGCTCAGGGGTGTCGGTCCGTCGCTCCATCCTACCGGAGCCGCTGTCTACAAGATCACTTCAACTCTGCATATTCGGGAGATACTCGGCGTCCGCATGACCACAAGCGAGACAAGGGAACTCCCTCCAGTCGCGGCTTCTGCACCTGCGGGGCGCTGGAGATATGTCAATGCCACTGCGCAGCGCGAAagctctccctctcccttcctcgaTCTCCCTCCGCACTGCACTTCACAGAGTTCCGCGATCGACTCTGCGgatctctcttctgtctaCCTGCAGGCGCTCGACGCGGGCCAGCAGCCCCGTCTCGGtctcgcgctgcttctcccgagCCGCTCGCGCCGCGTCGACTTCTCTCGACAACGCAGCAATTCTCTCTGTGGCTTCGTGAAGCGCCAAGCTGCAATCCGGTCAAATGAACCGgaacagagggaaaggaagacgaaggcgaacaaactgacagaaacggaggaacaagagaagagaaacggccagagcagaaaaggcctgcgggagaggcagcaaagggcggacggaggagagaagtcCGGCCACTGTCttgcgagaaagaaaagaacggcgacgagagagaagtccgACAAAAAAGGGGTAAGACCGGAAGGACGAGGGGAGACGCAAACTTTcaagagagcgcgagagatgcagagaagctGGAAAACTGAACGAAAGGGAAGGCGGTGATAAAAGGACGGAGAATAAAGGAACTCAACAAAAACCGGcgacagacgacgaagagggagaagaacgagaatccggagaacgagacgagaaaggagaagaagacagtgacagagaaagacgggaGCTAGAGTTCTGGAAAGGTGAATCGATACCGGCTGGTCTGTTTacctcgcttcttcagcttccttttctcgcgcctcgaGAGTGCGTTCTAGTTCCTGACGACGCCTCAGCTCCTCCTAACAGGATAAACCcacaaaagagacgaagttctcgatttctctcccgctttcgAGCGAGTTGGAAGTCGAAGTTTCTtctcgaaaaaagaaacgaaacacgTCCCCACACACCTCTGTCACGCGTcgccgagaagaggagaaaaagaaaaaagcaacCGCCGTCCCATGTCCACGACGCCGCTGTCCTACCTCCAGAGACTTGACGTTTTCGTCGAGACGCGCATGGACTTCGGAGAGTTGTCTTTGTGTCTGCTGCAGTTTCTCTGCGagttcgtttccttcgcgtttttcgcgcTCTCTGACTTGAGCGACcaactcgtttttctctttttcaaaggtcgcggagagagcagcaaggcgggcagagagagagtcgactTCGAGGGACTTCGCCttcagttcttcttcgtACGCGCCGCATTTCCGGTCGTGAAGTTGCGTCTCGATGTGCAGCTGCTCCTGTAgattcttcgtttcttcttcgagaaGTCTCTGCAGGCGGTCGCTGAAGTCCCGGTccgcctccgtctctcgctcttcttgcAATTTCCTCTCCGCAAggcgttctctctccgtctgcttccGAAACTCGCGTTCCCGTCTctcctgcagcagcagcgcctcctcgcatttcttccactctgcacgcagctcttcttctcgctctctccccagAGAAACggcctcctcgcgcttcttgaTCTCCTCGAGCAACTGCATCTCCTTCTcccggagagaagacaactcCTCCTCCAAATGTTTCACTTGCGCAGACAACTGactctcgacttctctctgcatctgtcgttctctctcactttcttctcgcaaACTCTCTTGTTGTTGTgacctcgcttcttcgcggagtcttctctctccctcttctcgttccaTCCTCTCGCGTTCGAGGTCGCTCTGTAGCCTGTCGAGTGcaatctgcttctcttcgaggCGACTCTCCAGCTCGGCCGCGTAGGCTTCCTTCTGCTGAATTTGCTTCTGCAGCCGCACGTACATGGACGGCGTAGGTTGCCCGCTGCTCAGCTCACTCACGGAATTCGCCTCCGAGTCTAAAAAGAAAATAAAAGAAGACACATTGAAAACAAAATAACCAAAACAAAtaaaaaagacaaaaaatacaaaaacgaaaaaacgtGAAGCGACACCGGGACACCCGgcacgaagacagagacaagagagaaaaacgaaaccgCCCCACAACGGAGAGACCAAGACGCGAAGAGCAACGGGGACAATGGGATGGAGAAACATGAACCTAGAAACGCACAAGCGTTTCCGAACACCCTCTCTTCGaacctcttttctctccagaaacGAAGCAACTACACAACTCGTACAAAAACGGGGGAAAACGGAAGAATGAATCGCCAGGAATAAGCTCCTACATGTGAGTGTAGCTACATACATCGTTCTCTTTGAACTGTGCCAGATCggtgaagagacacagaagaaacgcatgtgAAGAGTATTTGACTGTGATTTCCTTACCGACTTTGAATCCGGAAGCATTTGAATCGTCTCGGTGAAATCCCGCAACTTTCGCGGACTTCTCTGCAGACTCTGCGCCGGCTCGGTGCCCGAGCTTCTTGTCCTCCGGCTCGGGTGTGCGACGTAAACCTCGACTTGCGCTGCTTCCGCTGTTGCGGCGACTCGCcaggtctcgttcgttttctccagtcGTCACGACGGCCGCTGCAGCGCGCAGAAGCGCCTCCCGGTGCTCCTCTCCATCCAGACAAGAAGACGGTacagaagaaggtgaagaggcgagagagacgacgcagtTTCTCGGTTTGAAGACGCCCAGACTCTCGTTCTCCCCGGGCCCGGACCACCCGTCTCTGGACTTCTCTCCGCCCATACGCCTTCCATCCTCGACTTCAAGAAGAATCGCGTCTCCTGTCcagtctgtgtttttcttctcgccgaccCAGGCGTCGTCCAAAGTCCCAgcgtctcgcctcgcctcctcccccttctccagagacgccTCGCTCCCGGGTGTACGTGAAGTACCTCGCGCGTCTCGGCGGTCGACTCCGTCCGCCGCTGCTCCAGGGTGCGGTCGTTCTGCGCTCTCTTCAAGGTCGTCGACTCGCGAGGAGAGTTCCCTCTGCTTTCCACTCAGCGTTTCGTCTCGGGCGTCCGCGCGGACTCCACAGAACCCAGAAGCaacgggagagagatgcCCAGAAATCGACGGAGGATGGTCAAGATCACGCACCCGCTCCTGCTCTTCGTCGAGGAGGCGCATCGCATCTCGCGGCCTGGCGGCGGATCCCACAACTTCAGGTGTACTTGAACCTGAATCGCTCGCAGCGGCGCGATCTCCTGGAGACGTcggcgaggcggcggagCGACTCGAGAGATTTCCAGCTATTTCTAAACTGTTCTCGAATTCgatttctgccttttctgtaACGTTCTCGAAGACAAAACTCCCCGGTCTTGGAAACGCGGAAAGCAGTGCCTCATGTTCCCCCGAAACGCGCAGGCGGTCTCCGGGTGGACCTCCATCTGAGGAGTCAGGCCGAGCGCGCGGCGTCTCAGACGCTTGCGCCGAGCCTGCTGACGGGAGTCTCGACAAGtcggaaagaggagaagaagcagagaatgGAGGCTGCTGGGGCGCCAGCCGAGACTGAGGGGGGGCGACCAACTgatcgtcttcttctttggcttgcctcgcttcttcgcacgAGACGCCGACGTTAAATCCTTGCGAGGAAGGAGCGCTGCGTTCGGCCTGTAAATCGAGAGACTCCGATACAATCACTTCTGAAACAGGAGCAACCTGCTGACGAAAACTCATGAAAGATCCTTCGAACGGCGAACAGGAATCTCCTGGACTCGGGTGGCTCTGAGGGTTGCTGCTCGTCTccgctgtacgtacaccgctCGAAGGCGTCAGATGAATCGAGTCGAGAGCTTCCCAGCTTCGCAGCGAggagtctccttctcgatgttcctctctctgttctttctctcgccactcttcctcctctctctctcccattgctctcccccttcctcgttctctgttttcttctccctctccgctgtcttctctctctctgttgcccTCTGAATCGACCGAGTGAGAAGCAGGTGCGACAGCCGACGTAGATTGCgacaaagacgcagacgaaggcgacgactgagacagcgaaagagaaagagaagaagagacaggaaagggGAAGGAGCCAGACACTGGCGCCGCGAGACCCGGCActgacggagagagagaagaacgaaactCAGGAGAGCAAACCGActtcgaggaaggaaacgaaaaagcctccgcctccttttctggagaacgagaagacgtCACCAGAGAAGATAAGACAGGACAAGCTgtgggaggagaagacacgagaggtgaagacgcgagagaagatgcgtttgaaggagacagacggggaGCTGAGTCTCCATTTTCTTCGTCGAGAAAGCCCCCTtgagatgcatgcaccgtTGCTTCTGGGCGAGGCATCGGAGACACCTGCGCCTCGggctcttctttcgcgcaccccacagtgtctccttcttctccctgtctctcttctttgagTTCAGActgttctcgttttctctctttggtGTCTTCGCTGAAATTCGCTCCAGAGACCGAGAGGTGCTTAGCTTCagagcctgcatgcagccgcagCTCGTCGCAGGACTCCTCGTCCGAGACGCTGAACTCGTCGTCCCATACAGACGCGGGCGGGTCTCCGACATCgtcgctttttcctctttcttcctttctcccttctctgtcgtcttctcgaTTCCCTgtgcgtcgttctctctcttcgtctctctcgtttctctcttctctctcgacttccctTGCTCGCGCTTgttctcgttcctcctcttcttcgtctccgtggTCTCTGAGGCGAGTGAAGTGGGctgagagagcagcgactgCGCGTCCGGCTGCGGCTGTCGCGGCTTGAACGGCAGCATGCGACGATCGGCTGACCGGAGAGTCGACGCgaacgtcttcttcgctgtggCTTGAGCCGCGAGACTCGCCGACCTCCCTTCCTTGTCCACCGCCGATGACTCCCTGCGCCGGACTCTCCTCTCCCAGAGtctccgttcctcctctctgctccagTTGGTCGCGCGCCTCTCCGAGCCTCTCGGCGGGgacttccgtctcttcctcggagAAGAGCAGCTCTTTCTGGATGGAAGAAAAGGTTTCTTTCAACACACCCATCCCCCACTTCATCCCTGAAGGGAAAGCGAAACCGGAAGTAATGAAAGAATACGCCATCGGTCCAGAGCCATGAACGAGTGAAAAGCCTGGACGCGAAGATCGTCACCGCAAAAAGAAGCAGATTTAATGAAAGAATCGAGCAGAGACTAGGCAGACTCGCCACGGACACACGGCACCGACATCAAGAAGGACTTTCTCACTTCTTTACGCAAAGAGCCTCAGTGCATGTTCCTTGCTCAAGGCGAACGACAGCATCAAACAGCCTACATGCCCTCTCGAAGTCTCATTCCTGTGTGGTTTCTGGTTCGGAACTTCCTGCTGTTGTCTCTCACTTTTAAAGGCATGCAGGAGTTCTCCATCTACAGCCTGATTAGTCTATTCTGCGCGTCTCTATTCATAATAACTATCTCCTCGAAAACGcctcccttctgtctcctcgtaAACGttcagtctctcttctccctctcctccactgtcttctgcttctctcgtctgaaTCTCGCATCGCGGTCTCCGCTCTCGCACTCTCTATCCGTCTCCTGGTATCATGTCTGCCTGTTGTTTCCGCTCTGAATCCTCCCCTTCTCAACAGATTTTGAAGAGACACGGGCGCTCCAGCCGCTCTGAAGCAGCGGATCGGCTTGGACGCCTTCGCATCTCGCATTGCGGCCAGCCTCAGGAGAACGCGACGACGCCTTTCGACGCCTCACAAACGTTTCCCCATTCCGACGACGGCCTTCCTGTTCCAAGCCTGTCACCTCCACCAAGAccgcgaaaaacagacgaaggCTGCTTTCAGTCTCGGCGGTCTTCGCTTGACGAGGCGCAGTGGCAGAGGCATGAGGAACGCAGGGTGGCGTCGCCGAGTGAGGAGCGGGCGGCTCTGTCGTTACGGACTTCTCTTCCCTTGGTCTGTTCAAGCTCTACCTTTCCTCTCGACGACGCGTCTGCTCTCGCCTCACTGTGcattctgtctcctcaccttCTGAGGCAGCAGGAGCTGAAGAGACGGCGGCCATGCGGCCTGCGACAGCTGCGGTCACCTCGCCGAGGTTCCTCCAGTTCGCGTTTtccgctgcctcttctcttccgcgagACAGGTGCTCTGTCACTGCAGCTGTTACGCTGTTCAACCGCGTCCACGCGCTCTGAgagttctctcgctcgccttcAGAATacctctctgcatgcgcaccgAGCCATCTGCCAGCCCCCGCCGCGAGACGCCCGAATCGAAATCCGCCGTCCGCGAAtggggaagcagaggaaggagaatcagaagcaggagaagaagagggagggagatgagaagaaggcagagaatgACATGTGAGTTGAGCCGGGGAACTCGGAGCATTTTTCATCTGAGGGAAAGGGGGAAGGGGGTCATCGCCGTCGTCGTCCTCCATGAGGAATTCATCGACTTCGTTAAAGATGTCCGTCATGGTCGAGAGTGGAAACAACTCGAATCTGGAAACCGAGAAACGTGGAAGCTCTGCTCTGGAGACAGATCGGTCAGACACTACGACGTGGTGACCCTCAGAGTGGGCAAAGGGCGTTCTTTCCACGCACAGGAGAGAATCGCGACAGCAAACGTTCGTCTGTCACACAACAGGATGCAGCCGAGTTGAACCTCGACAAGAAGGAGTGAAAAACGAACCCAATCCTCtgcaacagagaaacacgagCGTCGAAAACGACTTGCACCCGCGAAGGCAGTTCGGTTTTTTcgggactgcatgcgttaGCGGACCAAAGTCGCCTCGCGAAGTCCTTTCTAAGGCGACTGGCCTCTCTCCCGTAAGTGTCGGTTCTCTTTGTGATTTACTTTTGCTTCTGCGCCGTCTGGGTCAGTTCTCCGCAGTACccagcttctgtctcctcggtctGTATTCACCACCGGGGCCGCTCGGAAAGTCGTCGAGTTTGAGTCCCCCCGTTTTCCAGAAAGCGTAGGATGTAGTCACAAATATGTCGCGGGACTTCTCGTCTGCTGCCTCCTGCTCTGTGTGAGCGTACATGTACCACCTCGAATGGGGGAAGGGAGGAAGCCGGTAaacgaggacgcagaggatCGTCCTCAGATAAGAAGCGCCCGGCGCTGCAGCGACGTTAACGCAGAGCGCGGGAAAAACACCTCAGAGTCCAGAATGGGGAAGCCCAACTGCTGGTTTCTCGAGCGCAAAAAGAATCGCGAATTCGAGTAGCTGAGGTCCACACACGTCCACACGCTATCGACGGAGGGGGGTACTACTTGTCTGGGAGGGCGGCTGGCCGCGGTGAACGCAAAACGCGCCGCTTCGTGACAAACAAAACCCTCGTTTAGAGAAAAACACGCACAGAAAAAATGCCTCTGAGGCAAATCAGAAAAAAAGATGCACGACATGCTCGTTCTGGCCGCCCTACTCCTCCGCCGAAAATCCACAGCCGATCACGCATACTGTCTCAGGAGCGGGAAAACGACATCGTTTCTAGGCAGCAGCACCAGTGCGACATCGCGGCAACAATGTTCTGAAAAGGTACCGTGCCCGTACGTCTTGCTTGCGAAAAAACCTTCGCAGAATTCACAACTTTGAAGGCGCAACGGTTTTTTTAAGGGCGAAAATTCGCTGACTCGAAACGCAGCTTCTGCCGAGGGAGTCGGGTAAGCAAACCCAGAAGTGGTCGGCCAGGGGAAAAGTTGCAGGGGGTTTCGCGCTGTGTTCCGCAAGACGTGTGCTCACTGCATtccctgcttcctctctttcctccgtcGTTTTTGATGTCCGAATTCTCCTCCAGTgtcagagaaaaaacagagaaggttGTGTGTCGAGTGtcgcagaaaaagacgcTTGTCTGTGCCCGGCGTAGACGATCTCTTCGGCCTCTCGGACGAACCGAGTTTTCACGGTGAACCTTTTGTGCTTACTTTTCGTCTCAGACTGTGTTGTTGTTCCCTGCTTCTCAAAAGCCGCCCTTCTCTCACTTCTTGTTCGCCGATTGCCTTCAAGAAGTGTGGAGTtcccttccttttttctgggTTCTCCGGAAGCCTCCTGTAGCAAAATGCGCTGAAATTTTGGACACTTCTCGACGGTGTCTCGCTTTAGGACGGACCTCATGGTCTTTAGGGCACCGTTTTCTTTCACTTTTTCTGGGAACATCACAGTTTTCTCCATTTCAGGGAACGAACAATCTGCAAGCGTCCACTTGTCCTGTGGCTGCTGGGCTCGGATGCCGCCTCTGTTTAGCAAGTGTAGCAGGGACCGGATGGCAAGCTAGGTCCACTTCACTGCAGTTTCAAGTTCCAAACCAAGGCATCTCAATTTGTATCGTGTTCTCTGTCAACAAGCTGTTGAACCTGTCGACGGAGTGTCGTCCCGGCTCCTATCCCGCGTTCGCAAGCCGCACCGTTTTCAGAACAGTGTTCCCCGTGGTGTTGAAAGCGGGCTGCGAAGCGCGAGCGTTTCGTTTTGTGGTTTTTTCTGGGAAACGATGGGGATCTCTTCGTGTGGCGAGACGCTTGCCTCCTGTTTCAAGGCGGTGAAGTCCGGAACCGTTGACTTCAAGGGGCAGGAGCGAGTATACTCGTGGTTGATATACTTTGCGTGGGCGGGTGGCCTCAGCGGGTTTTTCGTCGGAGGGATTCTGGAAGACTTCACGGTCACAGTGTACACGATTTTGATGTGCATGGCCATTGCGGCGattctctgttttccgtCGTGGCCATGTTTCCACAGACACCCTGTCGAGTGGACGCCGCACGACCCCGCCAGGCTGGCTGCTCTCTTCACGCAGCATCAAACCCAGGAAGAAACTCCTCAGAAAGGTGCggggaaaaaacgagggaagaagagcgctgAAGTGAAACGGAAAAACTGAGTGTGTGTGCGTATGTAGACAAGTGAGTCTTCCCAGAGTTCGTCCGGATTGTTGCGTGGATCGTGTCAACTGGACTTCTCGTTCGTCAAAGACCTGGTCGTCTGACCCAACTGCTCTCCATAAAAAAGCTTGTTAACGCTCCCTCGAAAAATGCgacgtggagagaaacgTTTGCTTTTTCGGCTTTCAACTGTCCGCTGCAGCGACATGTTCCTACACATCTAAAGAGCCCGGAAGTTCTCGATTGGCGCGGGGTGTTAACCTTACGTAAAATGCGGTTGCTAGCGAAAGACCAGGCCGCAGAAACACTTCAGAGAACCCCCAGTCGCCACACACAGTTCAACACGTTTTCAGCGGATGTAGACCTCACAAGTTCAGGTTGCTTGTTTGTTGAACAGGGTGTCCTTTCTGGGAACGTTCCGACGCGTATTTCGCCGGTGTCGCGGAAAAAAGTCGATgtcagagaaacagaacacATCCCTATCTCGAGGTGTCTTCAGAGTTGAtaggaaagaagagcggaaatTGCACTGGATTCGGACTGGTCATCGACGCTCGGCCTGAGTTCACACTTGCTCATACGCGTATAACGCCCTGTTGATGGCTAGTTGTCGACAGGCTCCCCGCGAACGCGCTTCATTtatgttttttcttctgtagAGTTCCTGTCTCATTGGCGTCTTATTTCTCTAAATTGTCTTGCTCATCGCCACGTGCATATCGTTCTGCGCGAATTGCGACTCTGTCTCGAGAGGTGTCGCTGCGTACCTCGCCACCGGCGATTTGTTTCTCCACACACGCTTAGTATGAAGGTGAAATCGACTAGActgaacagaaaaaaggggGCAGCTCCCCTCGAATCTTCTCGGCCTCCGCGAAAGGAAGCATTTCGCGTTGGAAGTCTGCTTGGGTCCCCGTCCCGCGAAACTGAGACCAAAACCACCCCTAGACAGAGCTACGCCGACGTCGCGCGGTGTGCGGGAAGTCCGGGGAGCATCGGCGATGAGTCGTCACCTTCTTGTACGTTGCTGCAGAAAGTCTCAAGGCGACAATTCGGATCTATGAAAGGCCAGCGAGACGAACCCAGAGACTCTGGAAACTTGGACCTCCCCTGTGTGCCGCCGCTGACCTACGCAGACATCGTCAAACGGCCGCAGTCCCCTGGGATCACTTGCGAGGAGCTTGCGGTTTCAACAGGACAGACGAGAACAAAGAGCTACGCCGAGGTCCTGGCTCTCTCCAAGGTTGAGgatgagacagagagggcgaCGGAACTTTGTTCTGCAGTTCGCTTGCCTCGAAAACGCGGTCCCGAAGAATTCCGCGAGCCTCGCCTCCGATCGACGCACATCAAACCGAGCGCGGTTGCGCGACATCAGCcgagttttctctccaggGAAAGGAATGGCGGCCGTCTCTGCGACGCAGACTCTGAGTCCTCGCTCTTGGAGCAGCATCCCGTCCTTCTTAGCTCTCGGAGTCGACGAAACCGAAAGCGCGCGAGCGTGTCACGGTGTTGCTCAGGCGTCGACAAAGCGCACGGGAACACTTCCGGtacaaagacgcagagaatcGGGGAGAGTGCTCAAACCTGGCCGCATTACCGAGCTTTCCTCGACGATACTTCAGCCGTTATCAACGCGAGATTGGCCACAGGACTCGCCTGTTGCCTCCTCAGTCCTCGCCACCAGTCCCCCGAGGACCACACACATCGCGGACTCACAAGCAGACGCTTGCCCGTTGAAGAAAAACCGTGGCTTTCCTCGGAGGCATTCTCTGGTGAGCCGTCTTTCGACGGCAGTACGTGGACGAGCTATTTAGCAGATCCCTCCCAAAGGGTACATCCCGCGACTTGTTTTGACAGTCTTACTGCGGGAGAATGGCAAGCAGCTG
This genomic interval carries:
- a CDS encoding hypothetical protein (encoded by transcript TGME49_321410~Predicted trans-membrane domain (TMHMM2.0):1867-1887) — translated: MTDIFNEVDEFLMEDDDGDDPLPPFPQMKNAPSSPAQLTCHSLPSSHLPPSSSPASDSPSSASPFADGGFRFGRLAAGAGRWLGAHAERYSEGERENSQSAWTRLNSVTAAVTEHLSRGREEAAENANWRNLGEVTAAVAGRMAAVSSAPAASEGMKWGMGVLKETFSSIQKELLFSEEETEVPAERLGEARDQLEQRGGTETLGEESPAQGVIGGGQGREVGESRGSSHSEEDVRVDSPVSRSSHAAVQAATAAAGRAVAALSAHFTRLRDHGDEEEEEREQARAREVEREERNERDEERERRTGNREDDREGRKEERGKSDDVGDPPASVWDDEFSVSDEESCDELRLHAGSEAKHLSVSGANFSEDTKERKREQSELKEERQGEEGDTVGCAKEEPEAQVSPMPRPEATVHASQGGFLDEENGDSAPRLSPSNASSLASSPLVSSPPTACPVLSSLVTSSRSPEKEAEAFSFPSSKSVCSPEFRSSLSPSVPGLAAPVSGSFPFPVSSSLSLSLSQSSPSSASLSQSTSAVAPASHSVDSEGNREREDSGEGEENRERGRGRAMGEREEEEWREKEQREEHREGDSSLRSWEALDSIHLTPSSGVRTAETSSNPQSHPSPGDSCSPFEGSFMSFRQQVAPVSEVIVSESLDLQAERSAPSSQGFNVGVSCEEARQAKEEDDQLVAPPQSRLAPQQPPFSASSPLSDLSRLPSAGSAQASETPRARPDSSDGGPPGDRLRVSGEHEALLSAFPRPGSFVFENVTEKAEIEFENSLEIAGNLSSRSAASPTSPGDRAAASDSGSSTPEVVGSAARPRDAMRLLDEEQERVRDLDHPPSISGHLSPVASGFCGVRADARDETLSGKQRELSSRVDDLEESAERPHPGAAADGVDRRDARGTSRTPGSEASLEKGEEARRDAGTLDDAWVGEKKNTDWTGDAILLEVEDGRRMGGEKSRDGWSGPGENESLGVFKPRNCVVSLASSPSSVPSSCLDGEEHREALLRAAAAVVTTGENERDLASRRNSGSSASRGLRRTPEPEDKKLGHRAGAESAEKSAKVAGFHRDDSNASGFKVDSEANSVSELSSGQPTPSMYVRLQKQIQQKEAYAAELESRLEEKQIALDRLQSDLERERMEREEGERRLREEARSQQQESLREESERERQMQREVESQLSAQVKHLEEELSSLREKEMQLLEEIKKREEAVSLGREREEELRAEWKKCEEALLLQERREREFRKQTERERLAERKLQEERETEADRDFSDRLQRLLEEETKNLQEQLHIETQLHDRKCGAYEEELKAKSLEVDSLSARLAALSATFEKEKNELVAQVREREKREGNELAEKLQQTQRQLSEVHARLDENVKSLEEELRRRQELERTLEAREKEAEEASLALHEATERIAALSREVDAARAAREKQRETETGLLARVERLQKTETELEALLTSESTARRREKEEYDLQTEALHTRVQEAERDAAHCRSMLEKSAEKHASDLEELRRERRLEEERLSTQLLAASCASADWQKIQETWELEKEEIERERNAAFLALDETKEKMNQLSQQYAALAADLATKQKEVDALRASSRRGSALSASCGDCAKTEEIENGGSADNEAEERREREDEQDRLAQLLAANVEINLLQRELEALKEEVREVKDERGGLQESLKKVQEQKEKAEATVATLKAEMEAVAAASPAREGRVEPLEARRESDLAYWQSQLAERDHRIALLTSERNALSYRLQLKTVGGDAEKKGRETNEKRLGGDAQRERESPRDAEAPRASELQDLEAGEELFEENPRASLRGREEKRGALVATARKAGRVARHVKLYARAIWGDLRSGGCTPWKAKSWQPIDRPFKDFSRVLADSGAHRLAFYLYFLLLHVLFFFRLFFPPLGPAAPCSGALSSDVASFGAVPTLHPPSPPS
- a CDS encoding hypothetical protein (encoded by transcript TGME49_321390), whose translation is MKVKSTRLNRKKGAAPLESSRPPRKEAFRVGSLLGSPSRETETKTTPRQSYADVARCAGSPGSIGDESSPSCTLLQKVSRRQFGSMKGQRDEPRDSGNLDLPCVPPLTYADIVKRPQSPGITCEELAVSTGQTRTKSYAEVLALSKVEDETERATELCSAVRLPRKRGPEEFREPRLRSTHIKPSAVARHQPSFLSRERNGGRLCDADSESSLLEQHPVLLSSRSRRNRKRASVSRCCSGVDKAHGNTSGTKTQRIGESAQTWPHYRAFLDDTSAVINARLATGLACCLLSPRHQSPEDHTHRGLTSRRLPVEEKPWLSSEAFSGEPSFDGSTWTSYLADPSQRVHPATCFDSLTAGEWQAAVAISMHLYALHDQCVTYQKRSFVCVP
- a CDS encoding microsomal signal peptidase (spc12) domain-containing protein (encoded by transcript TGME49_321400~Predicted trans-membrane domain (TMHMM2.0):29-52:55-78), producing MGISSCGETLASCFKAVKSGTVDFKGQERVYSWLIYFAWAGGLSGFFVGGILEDFTVTVYTILMCMAIAAILCFPSWPCFHRHPVEWTPHDPARLAALFTQHQTQEETPQKGAGKKRGKKSAEVKRKN